From the Candidatus Cloacimonadota bacterium genome, one window contains:
- a CDS encoding lactate utilization protein: protein MSEFVNWHIDKMMDKAKQALEAHNFLIELCKNGDEAREKALKELDKESSIGIGGSMTVREIGLFDHLKDNGYNIVNPYLPDLNSEQVFELRRKTLMSDFFLAGCNAITTEGEIVNIDGYGNRVSAIIFGPRKVFLFAGMNKIMMDRQQAIDRVFDVAAPINAKRLKRQTPCAEDGFCTDCDAEQRICKHLTINMLQNIPDRIKIFLIKDNFGF from the coding sequence ATGTCTGAATTCGTGAACTGGCATATCGACAAAATGATGGATAAAGCAAAACAAGCGCTCGAAGCTCATAATTTCCTTATTGAACTTTGTAAAAACGGCGACGAAGCCCGGGAAAAAGCATTAAAGGAACTGGATAAGGAATCGTCAATCGGCATAGGTGGTTCCATGACCGTGCGCGAGATCGGGTTATTCGATCACCTGAAAGATAACGGATACAATATCGTAAATCCTTATCTCCCCGACCTTAACAGCGAACAAGTGTTCGAACTGCGAAGAAAAACACTGATGTCCGATTTCTTCCTTGCAGGATGCAATGCCATTACCACAGAAGGCGAGATCGTGAATATCGACGGGTATGGGAATAGAGTTTCTGCAATTATTTTCGGACCAAGAAAAGTATTCCTCTTTGCCGGCATGAACAAGATCATGATGGACAGGCAGCAGGCGATCGACCGTGTATTTGATGTGGCAGCGCCCATTAATGCAAAACGGCTGAAACGACAAACCCCATGCGCTGAAGACGGCTTCTGTACAGACTGCGATGCTGAGCAGCGCATCTGCAAACATCTGACCATCAACATGCTGCAGAATATACCAGATAGAATAAAGATATTTTTGATCAAAGATAATTTTGGGTTTTGA
- a CDS encoding FUSC family protein has protein sequence MIKQHIEWKNFDWKLGLRGVVAVLMGALLSHLFDLPGITAMSALFVSLTDPPGNLKDKLKVMGLWTLAAGVLTILGLIIGTDMWSMVLSVTIIAFICASALYFGAMYAILGLLLNFWFLLILEKPDPPIAGKMVGFFAGAILAMAAVALFTVLKIHTKKKQTSSAKPQRKKSESTKHVSFLQSPLFKFALIKACAVGVAAIVGWLLVDARPFWVVFAPLSIIKPDLHQTAVKGFERIGGTIAGGIIGILMIGNIQQDLVLALLLIVFIFLFLGTVQISYTMMISLLTLILIVAGRFGGVSAAFSGEERIGATILGVMIAFAVIIIIWLIMKRKSTHNTTA, from the coding sequence ATGATAAAACAGCACATTGAGTGGAAAAATTTTGATTGGAAACTTGGCTTGCGTGGAGTAGTGGCAGTACTTATGGGAGCGCTTCTCAGCCACCTGTTTGATCTTCCGGGGATTACTGCAATGAGTGCGCTGTTCGTTTCTCTTACTGATCCTCCCGGTAATCTTAAGGATAAGTTAAAAGTAATGGGTCTGTGGACACTTGCTGCAGGTGTCTTGACCATTCTTGGATTGATCATAGGAACCGATATGTGGTCAATGGTACTTTCGGTTACGATCATTGCTTTCATTTGTGCATCTGCCCTCTATTTTGGAGCAATGTATGCCATACTGGGTCTTCTGCTGAATTTTTGGTTTTTACTCATTCTGGAGAAACCTGACCCTCCAATTGCCGGTAAGATGGTTGGATTCTTTGCCGGTGCAATACTTGCCATGGCTGCTGTTGCGTTATTTACGGTTCTGAAAATTCATACAAAAAAGAAACAGACATCATCAGCAAAACCTCAAAGGAAGAAGAGTGAAAGTACCAAGCACGTATCTTTTTTACAATCCCCGTTATTCAAATTCGCTCTTATCAAAGCATGTGCAGTTGGCGTGGCTGCCATTGTCGGCTGGCTTCTCGTCGATGCACGACCGTTCTGGGTTGTTTTTGCTCCACTATCTATCATCAAACCGGACCTGCACCAGACTGCAGTTAAAGGATTTGAAAGAATTGGCGGCACGATAGCCGGCGGTATTATCGGGATCCTCATGATTGGAAATATACAACAGGATCTGGTTCTCGCACTTCTGCTCATTGTATTCATCTTCCTTTTCCTGGGAACCGTACAAATCAGCTATACGATGATGATCTCTCTGCTTACTCTGATTCTGATTGTTGCCGGACGATTTGGAGGAGTATCAGCTGCGTTCAGCGGAGAGGAGAGGATTGGTGCAACGATACTCGGAGTCATGATTGCTTTCGCTGTTATTATCATTATCTGGCTGATCATGAAAAGGAAATCAACTCACAATACGACAGCTTAA